CAAAGGAAGGCCCTATGTGTGAAAACACAACTGTGATGTTTGCTGCAATCCTGTCATTCTGAGGTCTGAAAACTAAGGGGGTGAGACAGTGAAACCTGGAAACTAGTATGTACTTTCAAAATTCTTTGTATAGTGCTCTCTTTTCTCTTCAATGAGGAAAAGCTGAAGGGACTTTAAAAATCAAGTCAGTTTTTATTAGGAGTGCTTTAGAATGGCTATTTGGCTTATACAGCACTACTTTTGTTTTTGGTTCTCAGGGACAGTTTCtcagtatagccttggctgtctcacTTTTTGTAGATCGGAGATCTACAAAAGATCTACAAGAGATCAAAGatctcttgaactcagagatctgcctacctctgctagGATAACAGGCACAAGCCCCTGTGCCTGCACCAGCAATCCTCTCTAATGCTGGTACAGCCAGCATTGCTTTATTAGATTGTACAACTACTATTAATAAGCAAATTCTGCTTGCTTCCTAGGTCCAATGTAAAAATAAAccagtgaataaaaataaattggtaCTCAGGTATGACTGTGTTAAACTTCCTTTAATATCAATCTTATAATCTGATGGCCAAGCTGAGAAGTGCTTTTTAGGTAGTAGTAATTTCCCTGTACTTCTGGTGCAAATTAGCTGAATCAGAGATGTAGGTCCTTCTCTAAAACTTGTAGGATACTCTTTAAGCAGTTCTGTGTGCCTCACACAGTAAACAGCCACTACTTAAGAACTAGAAATACTCCACTCTCTTCTATTTGTTCCCATTATATCTGACTAGTATTTACACAATTTTGACCAGGTGGCTTTTACAAAGCAAAATGAGTACAGCTCTTTACCATCTTAGAAAAACATCTTTCTCCAAACACCGATAAAGTAGTCACATACTCTGAACAAATATGCCAAAGAAATGCACAGCCAACTATTTGGTCATAAGCTTTTAAAAAGTCAATCTAATTTTACTGTAGAGCCATGGAAAGTTCTGCAGTCTATGAAATGTGTCATCATTAGGTTAAAAACTCATCTAGGCAAATTAGTATTTATGcttccattttattgtttttaagaatTAAACTGCCACCTCAGTAGTCTTAAGAGCAATTAAtgaaacatacatacatttagACTTACGTCCATCATAGATAACTTCAAAGGATTCCCTGAAATGTGCTGGGATTCACATCTTTTTCCTTAAGAACAGAAAACTAAACAGTAATCTTGTTATCTGTCTACCCACCCACCCTCATTCAAACAATTAACTGATGAATTCAAGTCTAACATTTAAAATTCTATTACAAGACATTCATCTGACCTGTCTCCCAGcttaatttattaatctaactgaaattgttttttaaagcCTATAAGAATTCTCATAATGTGGGATTTTCTTTTCATGATACTGATTTTTGGTCCAGAACAGAGGTTAAGTGGTTCCTTACCACAACACACCCCAGTAAATCTCAATACAGAGCTTCTCACAAACAGCTAAGAAGCTCTGACCTGACTCTGGCTATTCTCTAGTTATATGAAACAAAGGTTACTTAGATTTCAACACTAATATTTTAACAGCTCCTGAACGGGGCATGAAAAGAATCAAGTTTGCACCAGTCCAAGTACCTACAGTAATATGACAGAAACACTCACCACCATGTCACACTATTTCACTTCCATGCTTCTAATAACAAGAACTTCTCACTAGAAATAGTGCTTGAGCAAACCAGACTCTCAAActgctacatgtagaaaaaaaaaaaaaaatcacttgctcAAGGAAAAAAACTGCATTAGTTATTTTTGGCCAGCCAAGGCTGAAAACGGCCATTTATATTAGTTCTTATTTCTGTGCTAAgttcagaaatgattttgcatcTGGTCATCCAACATGAGAATGTTTTTCTGTACCTGACAGAGCGAAATGGTGAATCAGCTATCAGTATACCCTTTGTCAAAAGCCAATGTTCTAAATTTATATACTACAAGCTACCTGATAAATGACATCTGCATACTACTCGTCATGTTTATATTCTGCAccattttaaaggaagaaaacttCACACGAGTTTAGTCGATTCAAAGGATATGAACAATACCCTAAGAACGCCGACTTACACAGGGAATCTGTGTAAGTGAGTGGTCGTCTTCAGTTGACTGTAACAAGCCCCTATAATGCAAACACTGGCTCTAAAGGCACCTTACACGGCACTGAAATTCAAtctgattaatttttttctgtccaaTTCAAAATTATCTGGTTGTCTTCACTACTGATTCCATGTTAAAATGTTCCAACTTTAGACTGttttaccaagaaaaaaaaaaaataacagttttaAGATTTCAACCTAGAGGAGAAActcatcacagcaatgaaacctgAGTAAATGCTAGTTTGTGATTACAAGAAACACCATTTGCTAAAACATTAGTCAAATTCCTCCACAGCATTCAGGCTGCAGCTTATAACCCCATAAACAAGAACAGGCTAAAGCCCAGAATCAAATAACTGTGAAGAAATGCGGATTTAAATAAAGCCCCATCACTCCTAAACACGCAGGTCAAGACAGTGAACAGAGAACACATTTCATCCAAATAACACCATTTAAACAATCCTATAAAATATTATAACTTAAGATTTTTAAGTGTGACAAATCATGTGATTTTAACCCAGGTAAAAGCAACGATGAGAATGGTGTCTCATCAGCAGCTTAGAGCCCGTAAAGCCGGTCATTTTCCAATTATTAGAATCGCTCGGTTGTGTCAGACAACTAGTCATAGGAAGTCTGGTGTGTCTTGCTTCTGGTGTGCTTCCAAGGCTATCCAAACATGAAAAGGCATCCAAGTGAGTGCACTAAACAATCACTACACCTTGAAATTTCAGTGCCTAAAATGTGAAACAATTCTCTATCATAGAACAGTCTGCCTGGTAACAATTTTAGTACCTTTTTACTTTTaggattttattttaactttggaAAATTAGTGGTAAAAcatgtggattaaaaaaaaaaaatgtggctgcaCTTAAATTCACATAAAAATAGCATTTTTACAACCATCTTGAAATTTAATCCTTTTACACAGGTTAACAAAATGCATCACAAGAAAAACTAAACATTGGATTTAATAAAAGCAATATTTCTCAAAGTGGAACAGTGaaaatttttccaattttttacAAATAGTCATTTCTGGGTCGGTTTACCACGCCAAAGCAACAGCTGTTAGGATATAGCTGTGTTCAACCGAGCCACTTATCTGCACTACAGTATGATACGTGAAAGCAACCCCCTAAAGTCAAGATTTAAAACCATTTTAAGTGACAAGACTTTGTGTCTTATAGCCACCTCAAAAGAGATATTCTTCCTTCCCCAGTCAAagcttaactaaaagattaatAATTTCATCTTTTTTCCTTGTCACATCTTCAGTTCAAATACTAACATCACTGGTAATACGGTCTGTATCTTGTTTGATCTGGATGATGTGGTCCAGGTAGTGGGGTCTGAGAAGGCGGACCCTGCATTCGTGGAGGCGGCGGCGGCCCTCTTGGTGCAGGCCATATACCAGGGCTCATTCCTCCTGGCTGTGTAAATGGAGGGCTCAGAGTTCCTTGATCTTCCGTAAACTGGGGTAGAGAGTTAGGATTGTAATGGTGAGGAGGGGGTGCAGTAACAGGCGGACCACCATGCTGAGGTGGGGGGGGTCCTGGAGGAGGATGATTTAGATATGGTGGCATCTGGGCAATGATGTGTCCGGGGGGAGGGGTGATTGGTGGTGGGGCAGAGGTCATTGGTGGGGGTGGAGCTTGGCTGTACACCAAGTGAGGAGTGCCTGCAGCTTGGGGAGGGTGTGGCATTGCATGGCTTATGGGTGGTGGAGGCGGCGGGGGCGGCGCATAATGTTGCTGTGGAGGCATGATATGATGAGGGTGCGACACCACTGCTTGGCCCTGATACTCAGGGTGATGGTGAGCAGGTGCCGGGGCAGGAGGTGGTGGTTCTCTAGCACCTGAACTTGAGTCATCCTGAATAGGGACAGTTATTAAGTTGCTGTGTTTCCTTGTTGAAATACGAAAGGTTTCCTGACTGACCGAACGAGGTGGAGGTGGAGCCATGGACAACTCTGCGGGAGGAGCACGAATATCCTCATGCGGCTGAGTGTAGTGCTCATGTGGCACGTGCTGCAAAGGAGGTGGCGGCATCATGATGTGCTGCTTTGGAGGAATATGGCTCATATGATGCTTGTCTGGTGGCATTATGAAACGATCGGGGATCTCAGCGGGTGGTGGGGCAATGGGAGGATGGACATTCTCAAGGGAAGCGCGGGTAACGGGCTTTCCGGCTCTCATATGGCGATGGTTGATATGCGCTTGTAAGTCTCTCTGAGACAGGTATGTTCTCTTGCAACCTTGAACAATGCTACACATGAAGAGAGAACCTCGTGTGCACTGCTCAATCCTCTGCACAGGATCACTACAGCTaaacaggagaaaacaattaGCTAAGCCGTAACATAGAACAACACTTTTATTTACTTTCAAATACGACCTAAGATACTTGCAAGGTTAACAATGAATATTTAATTAGTGAACCTTTCATCTTCCCTACTTGCCTCAGACATTAATCATCAACATCTCTACCAACCTGAGAATAGTTTATCTCAGAACTGAATTGTACTGAATGTCTTAAGAGACCTTCTATTTCTCAATATTTAGAGCTCATTAATTTTCTCTAACCATTCTACAGTTTGCAGCCAGGAATGATAAAGCAAAGGATCTGTCATTTACAACCACAGAAGTCAGACTTCAGCAGTTTCTTTTCCCATCCTCACTGTAGCAGCCAGTGTGCTTCTAATTTATGACCCTTTTGCACACGTCTTGCTTTTCTGCCATCTAATTCATTAGACACTCAGAAACACCTCCATGTTAAATAGGATAAAGTCTTTTCTTTTGGATGATGCTTGCAGAGAAGGCTAAAACCAACCCTAGGTTCACAGAGAGTGGCTTAGCCTTGTCTATTTCCATAACCTTTAAACCCAGCTTGCTTATAAGCCACTACTATCAGATAATCTAAAGATGACTATCTCTTACCCTGGGCACATCTTATCTccttttttttcatgtaaaatagCACAGTCATAGCAAAAAACATGCTTGCACGGAATCTGTAGGCAAAAATATCATAGTTAAGTAACAGAGCAACAACTTAGAATATTTCAATAGCAGTACAGTGATCTACAGACACTGTAGAAGGCACACAGGAATTATTTAAATAAAGACTTATTAAGATTCTATGCCATTAGCAGCTAATAATTGTCTATCTCTCTCTTGCTCGCTATCTATCTACCGACCTATGTATCTAgattttcaaaacaggatttctctgtataacagagccctggctgtcctaaactctctttgtaaaccaaacgtatctcaaactcacagagatccacctaccgctatctcccaagtgctaggattaaagacacatGCCATCACCTAGAAGTAATCTTTAATGACaagtttttgaaaatgttttgaaaacttTGGCTCTTTTCCCAATAAATAAGCACATGCACATCTGCTAATGTTCTGCttattatttttggagacaggatctcatgtgcAGCTCAGGCTGCCTTAAACTCTGATGTGCCTGAGGAAGACCTCGATCTTATTATCCTCCCGCCTCAACcttcagagtgctaggattacgggACTATACACCCTTTGACTGGCTCCTGCTTCTCTTTTCAGATATGTGAACCTAAAGATGTTGAAATAGTCTCTGCAACTTAAAAGCTTCTGAAAAAGAACACTAAACTTATTTTATCTTACTGTGTTTCTCCTGAAACTATTCTAAATCAATAAAAGACTAACTGTATTAAATTTATGGTGCTATAAAACTTCCCTTAGCTTT
This is a stretch of genomic DNA from Meriones unguiculatus strain TT.TT164.6M chromosome 1, Bangor_MerUng_6.1, whole genome shotgun sequence. It encodes these proteins:
- the Cbll1 gene encoding E3 ubiquitin-protein ligase Hakai isoform X3, whose amino-acid sequence is MDHTDNELQGTNSSGSLGGLDVRRRIPIKLISKQANKVKPAPRIQRTISRMPAKAPPEGFDYNEEQRYDCKGGELFGNQRRFPGHLFWDFKINILGEKDDTPVHFCDKCGLPIKVYGRMIPCKHVFCYDCAILHEKKGDKMCPGCSDPVQRIEQCTRGSLFMCSIVQGCKRTYLSQRDLQAHINHRHMRAGKPVTRASLENVHPPIAPPPAEIPDRFIMPPDKHHMSHIPPKQHIMMPPPPLQHVPHEHYTQPHEDIRAPPAELSMAPPPPRSVSQETFRISTRKHSNLITVPIQDDSSSGAREPPPPAPAPAHHHPEYQGQAVVSHPHHIMPPQQHYAPPPPPPPPISHAMPHPPQAAGTPHLVYSQAPPPPMTSAPPPITPPPGHIIAQMPPYLNHPPPGPPPPQHGGPPVTAPPPHHYNPNSLPQFTEDQGTLSPPFTQPGGMSPGIWPAPRGPPPPPRMQGPPSQTPLPGPHHPDQTRYRPYYQ
- the Cbll1 gene encoding E3 ubiquitin-protein ligase Hakai isoform X4 is translated as MDHTDNELQGTNSSGSLGGLDVRRRIPIKLISKQANKVKPAPRIQRTISRMPAKAPPGFDYNEEQRYDCKGGELFGNQRRFPGHLFWDFKINILGEKDDTPVHFCDKCGLPIKVYGRMIPCKHVFCYDCAILHEKKGDKMCPGCSDPVQRIEQCTRGSLFMCSIVQGCKRTYLSQRDLQAHINHRHMRAGKPVTRASLENVHPPIAPPPAEIPDRFIMPPDKHHMSHIPPKQHIMMPPPPLQHVPHEHYTQPHEDIRAPPAELSMAPPPPRSVSQETFRISTRKHSNLITVPIQDDSSSGAREPPPPAPAPAHHHPEYQGQAVVSHPHHIMPPQQHYAPPPPPPPPISHAMPHPPQAAGTPHLVYSQAPPPPMTSAPPPITPPPGHIIAQMPPYLNHPPPGPPPPQHGGPPVTAPPPHHYNPNSLPQFTEDQGTLSPPFTQPGGMSPGIWPAPRGPPPPPRMQGPPSQTPLPGPHHPDQTRYRPYYQ
- the Cbll1 gene encoding E3 ubiquitin-protein ligase Hakai isoform X5, with the protein product MPAKAPPGDEEGFDYNEEQRYDCKGGELFGNQRRFPGHLFWDFKINILGEKDDTPVHFCDKCGLPIKVYGRMIPCKHVFCYDCAILHEKKGDKMCPGCSDPVQRIEQCTRGSLFMCSIVQGCKRTYLSQRDLQAHINHRHMRAGKPVTRASLENVHPPIAPPPAEIPDRFIMPPDKHHMSHIPPKQHIMMPPPPLQHVPHEHYTQPHEDIRAPPAELSMAPPPPRSVSQETFRISTRKHSNLITVPIQDDSSSGAREPPPPAPAPAHHHPEYQGQAVVSHPHHIMPPQQHYAPPPPPPPPISHAMPHPPQAAGTPHLVYSQAPPPPMTSAPPPITPPPGHIIAQMPPYLNHPPPGPPPPQHGGPPVTAPPPHHYNPNSLPQFTEDQGTLSPPFTQPGGMSPGIWPAPRGPPPPPRMQGPPSQTPLPGPHHPDQTRYRPYYQ
- the Cbll1 gene encoding E3 ubiquitin-protein ligase Hakai isoform X1 produces the protein MDHTDNELQGTNSSGSLGGLDVRRRIPIKLISKQANKVKPAPRIQRTISRMPAKAPPGDEEGFDYNEEQRYDCKGGELFGNQRRFPGHLFWDFKINILGEKDDTPVHFCDKCGLPIKVYGRMIPCKHVFCYDCAILHEKKGDKMCPGCSDPVQRIEQCTRGSLFMCSIVQGCKRTYLSQRDLQAHINHRHMRAGKPVTRASLENVHPPIAPPPAEIPDRFIMPPDKHHMSHIPPKQHIMMPPPPLQHVPHEHYTQPHEDIRAPPAELSMAPPPPRSVSQETFRISTRKHSNLITVPIQDDSSSGAREPPPPAPAPAHHHPEYQGQAVVSHPHHIMPPQQHYAPPPPPPPPISHAMPHPPQAAGTPHLVYSQAPPPPMTSAPPPITPPPGHIIAQMPPYLNHPPPGPPPPQHGGPPVTAPPPHHYNPNSLPQFTEDQGTLSPPFTQPGGMSPGIWPAPRGPPPPPRMQGPPSQTPLPGPHHPDQTRYRPYYQ
- the Cbll1 gene encoding E3 ubiquitin-protein ligase Hakai isoform X2; this encodes MDHTDNELQGTNSSGSLGGLDVRRRIPIKLISKQANKVKPAPRIQRTISRMPAKAPPGDEGFDYNEEQRYDCKGGELFGNQRRFPGHLFWDFKINILGEKDDTPVHFCDKCGLPIKVYGRMIPCKHVFCYDCAILHEKKGDKMCPGCSDPVQRIEQCTRGSLFMCSIVQGCKRTYLSQRDLQAHINHRHMRAGKPVTRASLENVHPPIAPPPAEIPDRFIMPPDKHHMSHIPPKQHIMMPPPPLQHVPHEHYTQPHEDIRAPPAELSMAPPPPRSVSQETFRISTRKHSNLITVPIQDDSSSGAREPPPPAPAPAHHHPEYQGQAVVSHPHHIMPPQQHYAPPPPPPPPISHAMPHPPQAAGTPHLVYSQAPPPPMTSAPPPITPPPGHIIAQMPPYLNHPPPGPPPPQHGGPPVTAPPPHHYNPNSLPQFTEDQGTLSPPFTQPGGMSPGIWPAPRGPPPPPRMQGPPSQTPLPGPHHPDQTRYRPYYQ